In the Desulfurispira natronophila genome, ATAGTTTTGCATTATATAGCGAGCATGTAAGGCGAGATTACATGCATCAAGGGAAACGTTGCCCAATCCTAAAAGTACCCCCAGCCCAACCTTGCGCATCCCCCCCAAGGCACCGCGCTCTGGTGTATCCAGGCGATAGTTAAAGTCCCTCTTTTTCCCGGAAGGGTGAACTTCTGAGTAAAGCTCAGTGTTATAGGTCTCCTGGTAAATGGTCAGTGAGTCCACGCCACACTCAGATAAATGACGGTAGCCACTCTCTTCCAATGGTTGAACTTCGACACCTATGGAGCTAAACCTCCCCTTAAGCTTTACAGCAAGCTCACCCAGATACTGCTCATCCACGTATCTTGGATCCTCGCCTGAAACCAATAAAAGATGACGAAAGCCCTCTGAAGCTATAACCGCTGCATCATCCAAAGCTTGGCCATGAGACAAAAGGTGTCTCTCCATCAGATTCTGATGATTAAAACCACAATAACGACATCCATTAGTGCAATAATTACTGACATACAGTGGTGCGTACATAAGAATAGTGCGTCCAAAACGCTGCACTGTTAGCTGATGAGCCTTATTGGCTATCTCCTCAATATAAGGGTCAGCTGCTGGGCTTATCAATGCAGCGAAATCCTTAATATCAAGCTGATCCTTTTGCAAGGCAACCTGCACATCACGACTGCCAACCTCCTCTATAACAGACATTAGCTCATTCTGATCGATAGATGGAAACACTTCGCTATACATGCCTACTCCCACATCAAACCTTTAAGAGGACTTGAGGCATTAGCAATGTCAGATGATCCACCCAGGCCTGCCAGAAAAGCTTCCCTTCCGGCTTCAGTTGCTTTGGCAAAGGCGCGAGCCATAGCCACTGGATGGCGAGCCACAGCTATAGCAGTATTCACTAGCACAGCATCAGCTCCCATTTCCATAGCTTCAGCGGCATGAGATGGCGCACCCAAACCTGCATCCACCACTACTGGCACCTGTGCTTGCTCGATAATGATGCGCAAATTCTCACGAGTTTTGATTCCCTTATTGCTTCCGATGGGGCTACCAAGGGGCATTACTGTCGCACAGCCAAGCTCCTCCAGATGCTTGCATAGAACTGGATCGGCGTTTATATAAGGCAGAACATGAAAACCATCGGCAATAAGAACTTTAGCAGCCTTGTAAGTCTCCAGGGGGTCGGGTAGCAAGTAACGGGGATCGGGGGTCACCTCGAGCTTTACCCATGATGGACAGCCAGCGTTGCGAGCAAAGCGTGCCAATCGCACAGCTTCATCAGCATCCCTTGCCCCAGCGGTATTGGGAAGCAATAAAATTGAATCTCCGTTAATATGGTTAAGCATATCGTCTTGTGGCGCATCAAGGTCTACCCGACGCAAAGCCACTGTTACTACTTCAGTGTTGGATGCTTCTATAGATTGTCGCA is a window encoding:
- the thiH gene encoding 2-iminoacetate synthase ThiH yields the protein MYSEVFPSIDQNELMSVIEEVGSRDVQVALQKDQLDIKDFAALISPAADPYIEEIANKAHQLTVQRFGRTILMYAPLYVSNYCTNGCRYCGFNHQNLMERHLLSHGQALDDAAVIASEGFRHLLLVSGEDPRYVDEQYLGELAVKLKGRFSSIGVEVQPLEESGYRHLSECGVDSLTIYQETYNTELYSEVHPSGKKRDFNYRLDTPERGALGGMRKVGLGVLLGLGNVSLDACNLALHARYIMQNYWRTQVSVSFPRLRAAEGGFQPYDPVSDRTLLKLICAFRLYTVDAVLVLSTRESAQFRDAVFPCGITQMSAGSKTNPGGYSSQDDTLEQFHVEDSRSVAHVAAAIREQGYEAVWKDWDPLLV
- a CDS encoding thiazole synthase, which codes for MHSDVLTIGDRTFQSRLLLGTGKFASNDIMRQSIEASNTEVVTVALRRVDLDAPQDDMLNHINGDSILLLPNTAGARDADEAVRLARFARNAGCPSWVKLEVTPDPRYLLPDPLETYKAAKVLIADGFHVLPYINADPVLCKHLEELGCATVMPLGSPIGSNKGIKTRENLRIIIEQAQVPVVVDAGLGAPSHAAEAMEMGADAVLVNTAIAVARHPVAMARAFAKATEAGREAFLAGLGGSSDIANASSPLKGLMWE